The following DNA comes from Pseudanabaena yagii GIHE-NHR1.
AATACCGCATTGCCCAATACCTTAATTGGTAAAGTAAATATCAAATCCAACAATGCTAATGGTTTTATTGTTAATGCAAAATCAACCAATGGAGGAGCATTAAAGCGTAGTTCGGGTGAGTTAATTGATTACACAGTGAACTATAATGGAATAGAACAGGGACAATTAGCGACAACAGATAAAAACTTGGAAAATGTAAGTAACTTGATAACAGACTGTGCTAGTACAAACGGTTGCGATAGAAATATTCAAATAGCGATTAGTCAATCCGCCATTTCCGCCAAACCCGCAGGCAGTTACTCCGATCAACTTACATTTACACTTGTTGCGAAATAGAAAAAGACAAAAACATAGAGGGGTCATCATCATGAATATGCGATCGCTAACCGCCATCTTGCCATTGGTCATCGGTGCAAATCTGATTTCAGCGCTGCCATCTTTTTCTCAAGTTGAGGCAACCTTCCAGTTTTCGCCAATGCTTTCAAACTTTGCCCCCTCTGGACAAAAAGCTAATCAATCTTTTGTCGTCAAAAATACAGGCAAGAAATCCACTGCCATCCAAATCAGGATGGTGAAACGGGAAATGGATCTTGATGGCAAAGAGATTAATACTAACGCCGATGATGACTTTATTCTCTATCCACCGCAAATGCTGGTCAAGGCTGGCGAAAGTCAAACCGTGCGCGTCACTTGGGTGGGCGATGCTAGTCCAGCCAAAGAGCTTTCCTATCGCATCATCGCCGAGCAACTGCCCATCGATTTAACCACAATTACCCAAACCCAAGGGAATACAACGGTTTCGATCAAAGTTTTATTTCAATACATGGGATCGGTCTATATTGTGCCGCCAAATGTTGCACCCAATGTCTCTCTAGAGAACGCAGTTTGTCAGGTGGAAACTAGCAAAGATGGTAAGAAAGAGAATAAGTTGCAGCTAACCTTTGCTAACCAAGGCACAGCCCACGCCCTGCTTAGCAACCTCCGTCTCAGTCTAGCTCCTATCGGCAAAGAAACTAATCCCATCAAGTTAGAAGCCAAACAACTCACAGGTGTAAACGGCGAAAATATGCTCGCTGGTAGCAAGCGCCGATTCTCGTTACCCTGTCCCGCAGGTTTATCGAATGAGAAGCTATCAGGCACATTCGAGTATGATCGTGGTAATTAATGTCACCAGTCACCAGTAGGGGCACAGCATTTGCGCCACAATTTTAAAACTCATCACAGGAACCCTGATCTGCAAATGCTACGCCCTCTCCGCTTTGATCGACAATTTGTCCCTGTGTTGCGAAGTTTTGGACAAGGCATTCTCTGAAGTAGATTATCTACAAATTTTGTAGATTGTGGTGGCAATGCTCTGTTCCTACAGTTCTATCATTTATTGTTTTGTATTGTTGTCATTACATTCCCTAACTTCTATACTGCATAGGGCTTTTACGATCGCGCAGTATAGATCACCTAACATCATCATGCGTCGAGTGATCAAACATAGTTATCTATACCTTGCTATCTGTCTTCCTATTTTGCTCATAGCAGACTATACGATCGCTCAAAATTCTCCTGCCAACAATAGCGATGACGAAACCTTTCAGCGTGTGTTTGGTCGTCCTCGTGCCAACACTGGTAAACAGACGCTAATAGTTCCCCTCGTCATCGACGATCGCGAACAAGCCACGATTCGTATTAGCTTTGTCCCTAGTCAACCACAACAAACAAGACTCCAATCAAAAGTCACTCTGCAAGCGCTCAAACCGATCTTGCGACCTGAAGTTCTCAATGCAATTGAAACTGCAATCGGCAATGCTGAAGACTTTGCAGTAGATGTCTTACAAAAAAATGGCATTGAGGCAGTTTTTGATGAACGCCGCCTTGCTGTGTTCTTAAAAATTAGTCCTGCGGTGCGTGCTGTTAACGTTTTAGGCGATCGCGCTAATCTCCCACCCGAAGCTAAAGAAGCAATCCCAGTTAGTAGCTTGAGTGGCTATGTGAATATCTTTGCCAGCGATCGCTTTGCATGGGCAAGTAACCAAATACAGGGAATTCAGCGACAACCATTGTTTTTCGGGTTTGATGGTGCGATTAATTTCCAGAATTGGGTTTTGGAAGGAAATTGGTCATTTGCCGAAAAGGGACAACCTGAATTAACGCGAGGCGATATCAGGATTGTGCGTGATGATCCAGATAATGCCGTACGCTATCTCGCAGGGGACTACAGCTTCCCGACTACAGGTTTTCAAAATGCGATCGCGGTGGGTGGTATTGCAGCGGCACGGAACTTCTCTTTACAGCCCTATACGATTATTCGACCTATCAACAATTTTGAGTTTTTTCTAGAACGTCCCTCCAAAGTAGAAATCTATGCCAATGGTCGGCTTGCTCAAACGCTAAATCTTCCCGCAGGACAGCAGGACTTACGCCAATTACCCCTCACTACTGGCATTAATGACATTCAACTCTTAGTCACCGATGATCTTGGACAAGAGCAAAGAATTAACTTCTCATCCGCAGTTGCCTCAAATCTGCTGGCTCCCAATGTGCAGCAGTTTGCCTATAGTTTTGGATTTCCCTCAAAGACACTCAATGGTGGACGTAACTATGACTGGTCAAAACCTATTCTATCTTTGGCGCATCGTTGGGGCGTGAGTAATGTATTGACCTTGGGTGGCTATACTCAAGCTACCAGTCGTCAGCAACTATTGGGTATTGAAGGAATCTTTGCCACTGTTTTCGGGAACTTCGCATGGGATGCCGCCATTAGTAATGATCAAAATGTTGGTCAAGATTTAGCATGGCGACTGCGTTATGACTTCTTTAATGCCAAGGATACCGATCGCTCCTTTGGTTTTAGCGCCGAGCAACGCGGGGCAAGATTTATTACCTTTGGCAATGAAGAAATACCTCGCAATAATACGGCTCTGGATTTATCAGCTTTCTATCGCCAAAAAATATTTGATGATATTGGCGCAGGCTTGAATATCCAATACCGTTTTGGGCGCGATGTTCCTGATGCTTATCGGGTAGGACTAGATTTATCCAAATCCTTTAGTAATGGGCTTTCCCTCAATCTATCGCTATCCCAAAGCCGTGATACTAATGGAGTAAATGAACAACGTGCTCTATTGAGTATGCAGCTAAATCTAGGAGCGCAATCCGTCCAAGCTAGTACCGAGGTTCGCAATACCGATAGTCCCACGCAACAAGTATCATGGAGTTTCCGCACGCCAGAGGTGAGTGAGTCCCTCAGTGGCTCCCTTGGGCTGAGTCGTAGTCGCGGTAGCGATCGCTTCACGAGCAACTTCACCTACACAGGCTATCGCGCCATTTGGAACCTTGCACCTGATATTGCTTTTGCGCCCAATAGCACCCAAGCCAATGCTCTAGTGAGTGTCAGAACTGCGATCGCCTTTGCCGATGGCAATATTGCTTTATCACGTCCGATTAGTGACAGCTTTGCGCTGGTTGTACCAGAAAAAGCTTTAGCCTCGCAAATAGTCGGTGTCAATCCCGATGGACAAGGAACATATCTCAGTCGTGCTGATGATTTCGGTGCAGCCGTGATTCCCAATCTATCCTCCTATAATGTTTCTCGCCTCTTACTAGAAGTTCCCGATGCTCCCGCAGGTGTGGAAACTGGCAATCCTATTTATTACACCTTGCCAACCTATAAAAGTGGCACTGTGATTCGCGTTGGTACGGATGCGACTGTCTATATAAGAGGAATTTTGACTGATGCGAAAGGAACGGCGATCGCTCTTCAAGCAGGAGAGGTTCGTTCTCTATCCGATCCACAATGGCAACCGATCACTCTATTCACCAATCGGGCTGGCAAGTTTGCGCTGACAGGTTTCAAGGTCGGACGATATGAATTAAAAATTGGTTCGCAAACTCTCCAATTTGAAGTTCCTGAAGGGAAGGTTGGCTTGTACGATCTTGGAAAATTAAAGCTTCCTGCTTTTGAAAAGAAGTAATGTATAGAGCGCCTTACTTCCTATTTCTCTTGTAACTGGTGTTACGTGGAACTCAGGGTATGAATTTCTTGCTACTAGCACAGCAGGGCAACCACGGGGGGATTGTCCCTACCTGAATAATTTAAATTTTTGGTAGGGACAATCCCCCGTGCCAGCCCCGCTATTTCAACATCACAGGCATTCCTTCCACGTAACATCAGTTATAAACAAGTCAGAATTTCAGTTTCTTCTAATTAACACAAAGTTTTGTGAGTTGTTTATCTATAAATTTTACTAAAATAATAAAATTTATAGATAAATCTTGAAACATATAAATTTATAATCCAAAGAATTTATATACATAGCTAATGTTAAGTTGAAAGAATTCTTGAGACTGTCCAATTATGGGGCTAGCACGGGGGCACAGCCCTCAAATTATCTACGTTGTTTTAAGGGCAACCATGTATGGATTGCCCTGCTTGGTTAGTAGCAAGAGGTAAACATCTGCGCTCCACTTAACATCACTACATAGGTTAAAATTTTCGCTGTTTAATATTTAATACTCAGGAAAAATCCATAATACTTGTAATTGATCTCATTTTATATATTTTTTATTGCTTGCTTAATAAATTCAACCATAATCATCAAGTCTTAATATGCTGCCCAGAACATCCTATAGAATACGAGCCTATGCGATCGCGGTACTATTAGTACCAATCGCAATCATGTTGACGTATCTCTATAGCTACTTTTTACTGCAACACCCCACAGACATTCCAATTTTTGCCGCCTTTTATGTGGCTGTATGCCTGAGCACTTGGTACGGTGGTAGATATGCTGGCTTGACCACAACCGTACTATCGGTAATAGCAATTGACTATTATTTCTTACCTCCTTTTGATAATTGGTCTACATCTATTAAAGATGGATTTCGGTTAGGAGTTTATGCGGGTATAATGCTACTTTTGAACTGGTTGATAACAAAACTAGTTGATTCTCGTAACCAAATCAAAAAAATTAGTCAACAACAACTTCTACAGAGTAAAGATCTACTGCATCAAGCATTGCAAGCCGCCGATATGGGTGTTTGGGAATATGAACTTTCTACCCAAAACATGATTTGGTCATCTGAACATGAAAAATTATTCGGTTTAGAACAAGGCGCATTTGATGGCAGATATGAAACCTTTGAGTCCTTTATTCATACTGACGATCGCCAAATAGTAAAAAAATCTCTTCAATTAGCCACAAATCAACAAGAAATCCTAAATACCAGATTTCGGATTGTTTGGGCAGATGGTAGTTTGCACTGGTTAGAGTATCGCGGCAAGCTTATCTATGATGAAAAAGGACAAAGATTATCCATTAATGGTATAGGGATGAATGTTGACGCTCGCATCCAAGCTAAGGAGGCGTTGCAGAATTTAAATCTAGAATTAGAAGACAAAGTAAAGCAGCGTACATTAGCATTACAGGAAACGGAAGCCAGATATCGCGCTATTGTTGAGGATCAGACAGAACTAATCGTCCGCTATCGTCCTGATAGCACAGTTGTATTTGCCAATGACGCATACTGTCATTACTTCGGTATGAAACAGGAGGAGGTTATTAGTCAAAGTTATGCCCCTGTTGTGTTTGCTGATGATTTGGAATATGTTAATCGACAGGTACAATCGATCAGTGCCACAAATCCAATTGTGATGATTACAAACCGTGTGGTCGTCAATGGTGAAATTCGATGGACACAGTGGAATAACCACCTATTAGTTGATGAGAATGGAAAGGCTGTAGAGCTGCAAGCCGTTGGGCGCGATATTACACCTTGGAAACAAGCAGAAGAGGCTCTCCAAATTAGCGAGGAACGCTTAAAACTTGCTTTAGAAGGATCTGGCGATGGTTTGTGGGATTGGGATATTACTAATAGTAAAGTGTATGTGAGTCCGAGATGGCTAGAAATGTTGGACTATGCCGAGAATGAATTGTCTATAAATTTGAGCAATTGGGCAAATTTAATTCACCCAGATGACAAATCTTGGGTATTAGATTTACTCAACGATCATCTTCAAAATAGCAATGCTCGCTATGCCTACGATTATCGTGTCCAAACTAAGTCAGGGCAATGGAAATGGATTGCCAACTTTGGCAAGGTTGTAGCTCGTGATAAGGATGGTAAACCATTGCGAATGGTGGGGACACATAAAGATATTAGCGATCGCAAAAAAGCTGAGGAACAGTTACAGTTAAGCTCTGAGAGGATCAGCCTTGCTAATGCTGAGCTATCCAGAGCTGCAAGGCTAAAAGATGAATTCCTTGCAGGTATGAGCCATGAACTACGCACCCCTCTCAATGCCATTTTAGGAATGTCAGAAATCTTGCTAGAAGAGCTGCATGGCAGAATCAATAGTAGCCAGAAACAATCTGTCAACCTGATTGAAAGTAGTGGCAAGCACCTATTAAACCTAATCAACGATATTCTTGACCTGTCAAAAATCGAAGCGGGTAGAATGGAACTGGAAATAAATTCTGTCGAAGTTCAGCAACTATGCAAAGATAGTCTGAGTTTCGTCAAAGAAATGGCATTCAAGAAAAATATCCAGATACGTTATGATATTGCTCGCGGCATCGATCATGTAGAACTAGATGAGCGTCGGATAAGGCAGGTATTGATCAACTTGCTGAGTAATGCTGTGAAATTTACGCCCGAAGGTGGCGAGGTGCAACTATCTGTAATCTGTCCCGAACCTGAAAAAATAGAATTTGCGATCTCCGATACTGGTATTGGCATTGCTACCGATCAGATGGACAAGCTGTTTCAGCCCTTTATGCAGATTGATAGCAAGCTCTCTCGTCGCTATTCTGGAACGGGATTAGGTCTATCCCTAGTGCGAAGGATTGTCGAGCTACATGGCGGTAGTGTCACCCTAGAAAGTGAAGTAGGACAAGGCCTAAGTACAGGACAAAAATTTAATGGAGTTAAAGAAGGCTTGAGAATTGAGATGTAAGTCAAAGATGATGTGACGAAGGAAATCAAAACCAAGGCGAAAAATGCTTTTAGGAAGACGACCGTGTTTTTTAGGCTTGAGGGGATTTAGTTGAGCCAACCAAAGCCCAGAAGAAAAAGCCCAACATAAAGCCAGAGTAAGCAAAGCAATTAGTTTGGAAAGACGTTCAGGATCTTGAAGATGAGTGGACTCCAAACAAAAGCCACGGGTTTTAAAGCACCCGAATAAAGTCTCAATAGCCAACGCTTAGCATAGTCAGCAATAGCCGTATCAGGGTCATGAGTCGTCGCGACAATTAATAAATCGCCATCATCAAGACGCATAGCGGCTATACGAAGCCAATGGTTCCAAACCTTTCTGGGCTTGGACAATACTTTGGACTGACCAACTTGGAGGTCTTGAAAACAAATGTCGGCACGCAGTTTTTTCTGCCCGTCATTGAGCAAAGTATTTTTACGAATGCGGATACGAAAACGGTTACATGGTTCACACAACAAGTAATCTAACCAATCCTCACCGACAAACTCTCGGTCTGCACTCAAAAAGTCGATTTTGCGGTCTCCAAATATTTCCAGAAATCGATTACACAATTCACAGCGCTCACGGGTGTTTGAGTTACCTTTTTTGTCCAGCATCATCCATACCAACGGGAATGCAATACCGTAATGCACTATTCCCAATGTCAGCACATTAAACACGGTTTTACCGAATTCCCAATCGGTGCGGTCGATAGAAATTACCCAAGGTTCGGGGATTTGCATGACTTTGACGACCATGAGTGCGATCTTTTCATAGTCCACTTCAAAGTCTCGAAAAAATCTCTGTAACCTCTTATAGTGTGATTCGACTTTGGCATAACCACTAAATCCTGTGGCAATTTCAGCTAGGTTTACTGTCTTTACTCGCATTAGCGCGATCAAGAACATGGACACAAAGGCTAGTCTTGCTCTATTCCATTGCAGATGTTGCTGCAACTTTTCTCGGAATAGGTTAATCTCTTTCATAGGGGTTTTATTTACGATGTGGTTATCTTTTATAAAACCCCTCCCTGCCTACTTTTGCAACTTTTTGTCCTGTACTAAGGGACAAGGCAGTAGATTTACCGTGATCATTCCTTGCCAAGTTAGTTCTCTATCTCAGGTTGATTTTATCGCATCACCAGTGATGCATCCGCCATCGATTCAACGCGCACTCATTATCGAAGATTCGGAATCTGCTGCCAATCAAATTTCTCGATATTTGCAAGAACTAGGTGCGACTACAGTAATACATCCTTGGGGGCAAGGAGTGATTAATGCTGTACTCGAAACTAAACCTGACTTGATTATTCTTGATATTTTACTGCCAGATCTACCGGGGTGGGATGTATTGATTGAGCTAAAAAGCAATCCGCTTACCAAAGATATTCCAGTAGTGATTATTTCTATCGTTGACGATCGCCCCAAAGGATTTGCCCTCGGAGCCGCCGATTATCTAGTTAAGCCAATTAACCGCATACAGTTACAGCAATCTCTAAATGGCATTATGGGGATTGTCGAAAAAGTCCAAACAACTGCACTCGTGATTGCTAACCATCAAAAGATAAAAGCCCCATTGATCGTACTTGCCGAAGATAACGAAGCTATTATTATCACGATGCTTAGCTATTTAGAGGCTTATGGACTCAGGATGGCGATCGCTCGTAATGGTTTAGAAGCAGTTCACTTGATCAAGCAATGTCCACCAGAACTAGTGCTAATGGATATTCAAATGCCTGAAATGGATGGATTAGAAGCCATTCGCCAAATTCGCGCCGACAGTAGTTTTGCGAATCTTCCCATTATTGCTTTGACAGCCTTGGCAATGCCCGATGATCGTGAGCGTTGCTTCAACGCAGGAGCTAATGAATATCTAACTAAACCTGTAAGATTAAAACAAGTCAGACAACTGATTCAACAATATCTACCGTATTGGCAGTTACCGTAAGTTATTAGCTTACTTACTTAGGACATAAAACCCAAAACACAAGTAGCGGCGCTTCGCGCCGCTACTTGTGTTTTGGGTAAATTATGGACTAATTGAAGTATATGTATCTGGACATCGATATCCTTCATCCTGTTTTTGAGCCTGAGACGGAGGATTTCGGGTGGCAAGATTGCTTTCACACATCAATAGTTTCGTGACCTTCTGATTTTGGCTATCATTAGCGATCGCATAGACAATGCCCGTATAAGCTTTGAGTCCATCCTTAACAGGAATAGCAGTATTTTGGACTAGTAATCCTGAAGCTGTATCCAATACCGTAGCTTGGTAATTATAGAATTCCGAGTTAAGTTTTAATCCTGATGCTAATAGATTAATATCCGTTGAGAATTGTCCCTTCTCTTGAAATATTTGTTGCTGCGATCGCATGATGACGCGAATATAAGACTTACTCTCAGCTTCCCGAATCAATGCCGATGAAGCAGCTAAATCAGGCGATCGCAGAATTTTGATATCACTTGCAATACTTGTATTGTCTGAGACTTTAGTTAACTGTTGGGGTTGAGCATCTAAAGTAGTGGGACGGGGTTGATCAGGAACTGTATTCGCAATTTTTAGCTGTCCATCATTACCGATTTCGTAGATCGTTTGCGTAGTGAGATCGCCAAAAGTGAGATCGAGTTGTTGGGGATTGGTACTAGAGTTGACTTTAAACTTACCTGCGATCGCAGTCTTTCCTGATGGCAAATCATTGCTCAAAATATAGACATTTCCCTCAATTCCATTTTGAGAATCAAAAATCGCTATCCCATTCTTGACTCCATCATGATTTTTAAATTCCCAAGTTCCTGCTAGTTTTTGACTGTTTGCATCTTTAGGGCGATCGCCTGAATTACAGGCAACTAATAAACTAAGCGTGAGGCAAGGCATGGCGATCGCTTGGCAGACTCTCACGAAAACAGGTTTGATATTTGAGCGGGAATTTGGCTGTCGCATATAAGCCTTAATAAATATATTTAATAATTACGATGAGAATCGAAGCGATCGCGGAAAAGGAGAGAATCAATTCAAACTTTTGAAAATGCTTACCCTTAATTGGTTTCAGGTAACTGGATGGAAATAGTGACTCATCTTCCTCATCAAATACCTTCGTCTCGTATAGCCCCAAGGCTTTTTCGACGCGGACAGAAATACCCATTGTTTTGATATAGCCTCGCCGAATATCAATCAAGATCAGCAAGTTGCCAATCCAAAACATCAAGATAATACATACAAAGAGCATTGTTTCAGGCAGAGATAGCTTAGCTACTCGTTGCACAATCCAGCCAATAAACACGGTAAACAGAGTGATGGCAGTACTCACAATACTAAAAACCCGCGATCGCATTTCCCTTAGGCTTTCTTGGGTAGTACCACGTACTGCTAACAAAATTTGCCTTTTATCATCACTCATAGTCAAGTTCTAAGTAGAAGTAGCGATCAAATTTAGGATTGGTAATGTTTGCTCTGCCAGTCCTAAACTCTATCCTGA
Coding sequences within:
- a CDS encoding fimbrial biogenesis chaperone; translation: MNMRSLTAILPLVIGANLISALPSFSQVEATFQFSPMLSNFAPSGQKANQSFVVKNTGKKSTAIQIRMVKREMDLDGKEINTNADDDFILYPPQMLVKAGESQTVRVTWVGDASPAKELSYRIIAEQLPIDLTTITQTQGNTTVSIKVLFQYMGSVYIVPPNVAPNVSLENAVCQVETSKDGKKENKLQLTFANQGTAHALLSNLRLSLAPIGKETNPIKLEAKQLTGVNGENMLAGSKRRFSLPCPAGLSNEKLSGTFEYDRGN
- a CDS encoding fimbria/pilus outer membrane usher protein, with amino-acid sequence MRRVIKHSYLYLAICLPILLIADYTIAQNSPANNSDDETFQRVFGRPRANTGKQTLIVPLVIDDREQATIRISFVPSQPQQTRLQSKVTLQALKPILRPEVLNAIETAIGNAEDFAVDVLQKNGIEAVFDERRLAVFLKISPAVRAVNVLGDRANLPPEAKEAIPVSSLSGYVNIFASDRFAWASNQIQGIQRQPLFFGFDGAINFQNWVLEGNWSFAEKGQPELTRGDIRIVRDDPDNAVRYLAGDYSFPTTGFQNAIAVGGIAAARNFSLQPYTIIRPINNFEFFLERPSKVEIYANGRLAQTLNLPAGQQDLRQLPLTTGINDIQLLVTDDLGQEQRINFSSAVASNLLAPNVQQFAYSFGFPSKTLNGGRNYDWSKPILSLAHRWGVSNVLTLGGYTQATSRQQLLGIEGIFATVFGNFAWDAAISNDQNVGQDLAWRLRYDFFNAKDTDRSFGFSAEQRGARFITFGNEEIPRNNTALDLSAFYRQKIFDDIGAGLNIQYRFGRDVPDAYRVGLDLSKSFSNGLSLNLSLSQSRDTNGVNEQRALLSMQLNLGAQSVQASTEVRNTDSPTQQVSWSFRTPEVSESLSGSLGLSRSRGSDRFTSNFTYTGYRAIWNLAPDIAFAPNSTQANALVSVRTAIAFADGNIALSRPISDSFALVVPEKALASQIVGVNPDGQGTYLSRADDFGAAVIPNLSSYNVSRLLLEVPDAPAGVETGNPIYYTLPTYKSGTVIRVGTDATVYIRGILTDAKGTAIALQAGEVRSLSDPQWQPITLFTNRAGKFALTGFKVGRYELKIGSQTLQFEVPEGKVGLYDLGKLKLPAFEKK
- a CDS encoding PAS domain-containing protein; translation: MLPRTSYRIRAYAIAVLLVPIAIMLTYLYSYFLLQHPTDIPIFAAFYVAVCLSTWYGGRYAGLTTTVLSVIAIDYYFLPPFDNWSTSIKDGFRLGVYAGIMLLLNWLITKLVDSRNQIKKISQQQLLQSKDLLHQALQAADMGVWEYELSTQNMIWSSEHEKLFGLEQGAFDGRYETFESFIHTDDRQIVKKSLQLATNQQEILNTRFRIVWADGSLHWLEYRGKLIYDEKGQRLSINGIGMNVDARIQAKEALQNLNLELEDKVKQRTLALQETEARYRAIVEDQTELIVRYRPDSTVVFANDAYCHYFGMKQEEVISQSYAPVVFADDLEYVNRQVQSISATNPIVMITNRVVVNGEIRWTQWNNHLLVDENGKAVELQAVGRDITPWKQAEEALQISEERLKLALEGSGDGLWDWDITNSKVYVSPRWLEMLDYAENELSINLSNWANLIHPDDKSWVLDLLNDHLQNSNARYAYDYRVQTKSGQWKWIANFGKVVARDKDGKPLRMVGTHKDISDRKKAEEQLQLSSERISLANAELSRAARLKDEFLAGMSHELRTPLNAILGMSEILLEELHGRINSSQKQSVNLIESSGKHLLNLINDILDLSKIEAGRMELEINSVEVQQLCKDSLSFVKEMAFKKNIQIRYDIARGIDHVELDERRIRQVLINLLSNAVKFTPEGGEVQLSVICPEPEKIEFAISDTGIGIATDQMDKLFQPFMQIDSKLSRRYSGTGLGLSLVRRIVELHGGSVTLESEVGQGLSTGQKFNGVKEGLRIEM
- a CDS encoding response regulator — protein: MSCTKGQGSRFTVIIPCQVSSLSQVDFIASPVMHPPSIQRALIIEDSESAANQISRYLQELGATTVIHPWGQGVINAVLETKPDLIILDILLPDLPGWDVLIELKSNPLTKDIPVVIISIVDDRPKGFALGAADYLVKPINRIQLQQSLNGIMGIVEKVQTTALVIANHQKIKAPLIVLAEDNEAIIITMLSYLEAYGLRMAIARNGLEAVHLIKQCPPELVLMDIQMPEMDGLEAIRQIRADSSFANLPIIALTALAMPDDRERCFNAGANEYLTKPVRLKQVRQLIQQYLPYWQLP
- a CDS encoding type IV pilin-like G/H family protein, translating into MRQPNSRSNIKPVFVRVCQAIAMPCLTLSLLVACNSGDRPKDANSQKLAGTWEFKNHDGVKNGIAIFDSQNGIEGNVYILSNDLPSGKTAIAGKFKVNSSTNPQQLDLTFGDLTTQTIYEIGNDGQLKIANTVPDQPRPTTLDAQPQQLTKVSDNTSIASDIKILRSPDLAASSALIREAESKSYIRVIMRSQQQIFQEKGQFSTDINLLASGLKLNSEFYNYQATVLDTASGLLVQNTAIPVKDGLKAYTGIVYAIANDSQNQKVTKLLMCESNLATRNPPSQAQKQDEGYRCPDTYTSISP